Proteins from a genomic interval of Debaryomyces hansenii CBS767 chromosome E complete sequence:
- a CDS encoding DEHA2E18920p (similar to uniprot|P39709 Saccharomyces cerevisiae YAL067C SEO1 Putative permease member of the allantoate transporter subfamily of the major facilitator superfamily), protein MSFVINPMKRLKWGFIPRKRIVEEFGDSNDNSIDEIVIVEENGEIDEKKSVSTDNHSSEKNLDRNDVEIEYRDEKNRKWWKFFDEYEYRVNKNDRSKHKWYKWFNETDTPAERKLIMKLDILLTFYSLMAYWVKYLDQTNLNNAYIGGMDKGLGMKGNDLVNTQVMFNVGNIVFQIPFMYLLYAAPLNFVLPSLDICWSILTVCLFRSGNVKGLKAIRFFIGAFEAPSYLAYQYLFGSWYKVDEIARRSMVYYFGQYLGLLTSGLLSGAIEDSLNGKNGLAAWQWIFIVDGIVSIAVGVIGFYLLPGTPSECYSIFLTDDEIRLARSRLKENKTEVNPKKNVSDLFDLGLWKSILSSWEIYVLSLWNMFCWNNNNGSSGAYTLWINSLDRYGEGTKQRMTSLTPGLGLVWLLLTCCYADLFHSRWSAIIFSQVFNLTGNIILAVWNVPERTKWFAWCLQYFGWAMAPVLYSWQNDICRRDARKRAVILVSMNILAQASTAWMSVIVWKTVEAPRYLKGFTFTACCAFSLCLWTFVVLYFYKRTEKKHAKDNGIILYNSDKLTENDPEMIQIKTQENK, encoded by the coding sequence ATGAGTTTCGTAATCAACCCTATGAAGAGGCTTAAATGGGGTTTTATACCCAGGAAGAGAATAGTTGAGGAATTCGGAGATTCGAATGACAACagtattgatgaaatagtTATCGTGGAAGAGAATGGCGAGATTGACGAGAAAAAATCTGTCTCGACAGATAATCATAGCTCGGAAAAGAATCTAGACAGAAATGACGTAGAAATAGAATACCGTGATGAGAAAAATCGTAAATGGTGGAAATTCTTTGACGAGTATGAATACAGAGTCAATAAAAATGACCGTTCTAAACATAAGTGGTATAAGTGGTTTAATGAGACAGACACTCCAGCTGAAAGGAAATTGATTATGAAGCTTGACATATTATTGACATTCTACTCATTAATGGCTTACTGGgtcaaatatttggatcAGACTAATCTTAATAATGCCTATATAGGTGGAATGGACAAGGGTCTTGGTATGAAAGGAAATGATTTGGTTAATACTCAAGTAATGTTTAATGTTGGTAATATCGTGTTCCAAATTCCGTTTATGTATTTGTTATATGCAGCCCCTTTGAATTTTGTATTACCTTCATTAGATATTTGCTGGTCTATTTTGACTGTTTGCTTGTTTCGTTCCGGTAATGTCAAGGGGTTGAAAGCTATAAGATTCTTTATTGGTGCTTTTGAAGCACCCTCCTACTTAGCATATCAATACCTATTTGGTTCGTGGTACAaagttgatgaaattgCCAGAAGATCAAtggtttattattttggaCAATACTTAGGACTTTTAACCTCTGGATTATTATCAGGTGCCATTGAGGATTCCCTTAATGGTAAAAATGGATTAGCTGCTTGGCAATGGATTTTCATTGTTGATGGTATAGTATCAATAGCAGTAGGAGTAATTGGATTTTATTTGCTTCCTGGTACGCCTTCTGAATGTTACTCTATCTTTTTAACAGACGACGAGATCAGATTAGCTAGAAGTCGTTTGAAGGAAAATAAGACAGAGGTCAACCCAAAGAAAAATGTATCTGATTTGTTCGATTTAGGCCTTTGGAAGTCGATTCTTTCGTCTTGGGAAATATACGTATTAAGTTTGTGGAATATGTTTTGTTGGAATAACAATAACGGGAGTTCTGGTGCGTATACGTTATGGATAAATTCCTTGGATAGATATGGAGAGGGAACAAAACAACGTATGACATCATTAACTCCAGGGTTAGGTCTTGTATGGCTTCTATTGACATGTTGTTATGCTGATTTATTTCACAGTCGTTGGCTggcaataattttttcacaGGTTTTTAACCTTACTGGAAATATTATCCTTGCGGTTTGGAATGTTCCCGAACGAACTAAATGGTTTGCATGGTGCTTACAATATTTCGGCTGGGCAATGGCGCCTGTATTATATTCGTGGCAGAATGACATTTGTCGTAGGGATGCTCGTAAGAGGGCTGTTATTTTGGTATCAATGAATATCCTTGCTCAGGCATCAACGGCTTGGATGTCTGTTATCGTTTGGAAAACAGTAGAGGCACCAAGATATTTAAAGGGTTTTACTTTTACGGCATGCTGCGCCTTTCTGTTATGCTTGTGGACGTTCGttgttttatatttctACAAGAGAACTGAGAAAAAACATGCCAAAGATAATGgtataattctttataatTCTGATAAATTAACAGAGAACGATCCAgaaatgattcaaattaagacacaagaaaataaatag